GGAATTTCCAGCACCACCCGACACCCTCAAGAAGCCCGGAAAGCAGTGCAATTCTTCACCAGCCCAGAAGCTCAGAAGCAATTAGCGATCGCAGGTGCCTACTTACCGACGCGGCGTGAACTGTACAACGATCGAGAACTGCTTCAGCGCTACGAATACTTTCCAATGATTCTGAAAGTTCTGGAAAACCCGGCATTGCGTCCCCCGATCGCGCAATATGCCCAAACCTCAGACATTTTGCAACGCTACTTGAATGCAGCGCTGTCTCGGCAAATTTCACCCGAAGAAGCGATGCAATCGGCAGCACGAGAAACGCGATCGCTGTTAGGAGCTTAGCCGATGAAAGACATCATTCGAGAACGAGAACGCCGCGCAGGGTGGTTCCTCACAATTCCCGCATTGGTCATCCTGGCGCTGGTGTTTGCTTACCCAATTTTGAGAGCGTTCTGGCAAAGTTTGTTCGCAATTAACTTGGGAACTCAACTTAATCCACAGTTCGCAGGACTTTCTAACTTTGGTCGAATGGCGCAAGATGGGCGGTTTTGGCGCACGATGCTGAATTCAACCGTCTTTACGTTTGCCTCTGTATTCCTCGAATTGATTTTGGGGATGGGGATTGCCTTGGTGCTGAACCAGAAGTTTCGGGGACGGGGGACAGTTAGAACGATCGCGATTCTCCCTTGGGCATTGCCGACTGCGCTGATTGCACTGGGCTGGACTTGGATTTTTAACGACCAGTACGGCATTGTGAATGATATTCTGCTGCGCTTGGGACTTGTGAAAACGGGTGTGAACTGGCTCGGCGATCCAACCTTAGCCATGATTGCCGTGATTCTGGCAGATGTGTGGAAAACGACTCCGTTTATCAGCATCTTATTATTAGCTGGATTACAGTCGATTTCAAATGATTTGTACGAAGCGCAAGCGATCGACGGAGCCAGCCCCTGGCAAAGCTTCCGGCAGATCACTCTGCCGCTATTGATGCCGCAAGTTGTAATCGCGTTGTTATTCCGACTTGCACAATCGTTTGGCATCTTCGACTTGATCAGCGTGATGACTGGTGGTGGCCCAGGAGGTGCAACCGAAACTGTGTCGCTTTACATTTACTCAACTGTAATGCGGTATTTGGATTTCGGTTACGGTGCAGCGCTGGTGGTTGTGACGTTCTTACTGTTGGTGTTAGCCGTCGCGATCGCGTCGTACTTCCTCACTCGATCTAGAGCCAAAGCCGCAGGAGAAATCTAACTATGACCACTGTATTTCCAGAATCCGTTGATCGTAGAGCGCCAAGCGGTGGAGCGAAGATTGGTCGCAAAATTATCTTGCCGATCGCGGTCGCGTTCACCGTTATCTTCTGCCTCGCCCCAATTTTGTGGCAGTTGTTGACTTCAGTGAAGGTCAACGCTGATATTGCGGCAATTCCGAACGTCTACTTTCCCACACGCTACACCCTGGATCACTATCGCGAACTGTTCCAGCGTCGCCCGTTTTTGAACTATATCTTCAATAGCGCGATCGTTTCTTTTGCTTCAACGATTTTGGCATTGGGCGTGGGTGCGCCTGCGGCTTATGCGTTGGCACGATTGAAGCTCCAGGGAGAACGTTGGATTCTCGCAACCATTTTGATTGTGACATTGTTTCCACCAATTCTATTGTTCTTTGGATTGTTAGAAATCGTTCGCTATCTCAACCTCGGTAATAACTATCTCGCGCTGATCATTCCTTACACTGCGATCAATTTACCGTTAACCATCTTGGTGATGCGGAGTTTCTTTCAGCAATTACCGAAAGATCTCGAAGATGCGGCCAGAGTTGATGGCTATAGCACTCCTCGAATGCTGCTCGAAGTGGTCTTACCGATGACAATTCCAGCATTGGTTACAACTGGAATTCTCACCTTCATTTCTGCGTGGAACGAATTCATCTTTGCGTTGACGTTTATCACTCGCGAAGACATGAAAACCGTTCCGGTTGCAGGTGCTCAACTCGGTGGTGCTTCCCCGTTTGAAATTCCGTTTGGCCCGATCGCAGCGGCTACGGTTCTCGGTACGATTCCGCTCGTGCTATTGGTGCTGTTCTTCCAGCGCCGCATTGTTCAAGGTCTGACTGCTGGAGCCGTTAAAGGATAACTCTTATCACATCAAACATCATGACTAAAAATCTACAACTCATTGATTTGAGAAAGGCTTACACTCCCAAGGTTGTTCCGGTCAAAAACATCAGTTTAGAAGTGAATCAAGGTGAATTTCTCACGCTGTTAGGCCCATCAGGCTGCGGGAAATCTACAATTTTGCGGCTGATTGCAGGACTCGAACAGCCCACCAGCGGACGAGTGATGATCAATGGTCACGATGTCAGCCGCTTGAGTCCGGGCGATCGCAACATTGCAATGGTGTTTCAAAGCTATGCGCTGTATCCCCATATGTCGGTTTACGAGAACATTGCATCTGGGCTAAAACTGCGAAAAACGCCCCACGCTGAAGTCAAAGAGCGCATTCGGGAAGTTGCAGATTTTCTAGGCTTGCATGAATTAATGGATCGTAAACCCGGACAGTTATCTGGAGGTCAACGGCAACGGGTAGCAGTGGCGCGAACCTTAGTTCGTCGTCCTGATTTGTTCTTGCTGGATGAACCCCTCAGTAACTTAGATGCACTGTTGCGGGAACATGTCCGGGCAGAACTGAAACAACTCTTCGGATCGCAAAATGCGCCGATCGTTTATGTGACGCACGACCAAACCGAAGCGATGACGCTTTCGACTAAAGTTGCCGTGCTGAACAATGGCTATCTGCAACAGTTCGATCGACCCGATGTAATTTACAGTCATCCTGCCAACGAATTTGTGGCAGGCTTTATTGGTAGTCCGCAAATGAACTTCTTGCGAGTTCCTTGCGACAATGGCAGCGCACTCGTTGGCAATACTCGGATTCCTACACCCCGTGGATATGCAGCGCGAGAAGTGGTGCTGGGCATTCGTCCGGAGCATGTACACCTGGCTCAAGGTCAAAATGAACCCGTTCTTAACGGCGAAGTCTTTCTGACTGAGAACCTAGGAATGCACGACTTAGTGAGTTGCCACCTTCAGAGTGCGTCTGGTGAACCAATGAAGGTTCGGGCAATTCTGCCGGTGCATTCTGGGTTCAGCAATGGTAGCACTGTGCGATTGGCGTTCCCAGTTGAGCATATTCACTGGTTTGATGCCACCACAGGCGATCGTGTTTCTAGTAGCGAATCACGAGTCGCGGCATAGTTACGCATCGTTACGCATCATTACAAGAGGTGCGATCATAATTGAGATTGCACCTCAACCTGTCGAATTGGCAGCGTGACCACAAGTTCTGCACCCTGCAATGGAATTGATCGACATTTCAAACTGCCATGATGCTGCTGAGTCACAATCTGATAGCTCATGGCTAACCCCATTCCTGTGCCTTGACCGATCGGCTTAGTGGTAAAGAATGGGTCGAACATTCGAGCCTGCTCTGATTCGGCAATCCCCATGCCGTTATCAATAATCCGAATCTGGACTTGCTCGGCATCGACTTGCTCGGTGTAAATTTCGATCGTTGGCTGTGGATGATGCACTAGCCATTGCGGGTTTTGAATTGCCACTTCTAGCGCATCGATCGCATTCGTAATAATTTGCAGAAACACCTGGTTCAACGAACCTGCAAAGCATTCGATTCTGGGTAGCTCAGCGTAATTTCTTGTAACTTTAAGTTTGTATCCCTGATAGTCCTGATTTAAACGACTCTGCAAGATCGTCAGTGTACTTTCGATGCCATCGTGAATATTCACTCGCTTCAATGCCGCTTCGTCAAGCCGGGAAAACGTCCGCAACGATAAAACAATGTCTTGAATGCGTTCTGCACCCGTCTGCATCGAATTCAGCAGCTTATCTAAATCACTGGAAATAAACTCAAGGTCGATCGCTGCAATCTGTTCCTCAACTTCTGGATGCGGCTGCGGATAATGTTTTTGATAGAGATGAATTAAGTCAAAAATATCAGCGAAATAATCATTGGCGTGACACAGATTGCCATAGATAAAGCTAATGGGATTGTTAATTTCGTGAGCAATGCCTGCCACAAGCTGACCCAGCGAAGACATCTTCTCACTGTGAATAAGTTGCGTTTGAGTGCGTTTGAGGTCTTGCAGTGTGTTTTCGAGGTCGATCGCTTGCTGTCTTAGCTGTGCTTCCGATCGACGTAGTGCTTCTTCGTTGAGCTTGCCTTCGGTTATATTCAGAATGACCCCATCCCATAGCACTGATCCATCCGCCTGTCGCTCTGGTCTAGACTGCTTCTGAATCCAAATTAGCCGACCAGATGGAGTAGTAAGCCGTCCTAACCAAGTACAAGGCTGAAGTGTGGCGGCTGAGTGCCAAATCGATCTCCAAAGCTCTACTTGATCATCAGGATGAACCTGATTCATGAGCAGATCGGAATTGCGATAAACTTGCTCCGGTTCTAGCTCAAACAACTCCTGTGAGTATGCGCTGATGTAGGGAAAACTGACTTTACCCTCCAGTGATAGTCGAAACTGATACAGCACCCCTGGAACATTCGCGGCAAGTCTTTGAAACCGGGCCTCACTGCGCTGTAGTGCGATTTGTGCATACTTACGAGCGCTAATATCGCGAACAATCACTAAAGCTTCCTGCTCATTGCAGCGCGTCACGCGCACTTCTTCATACTGCCACTGTCCATCGACTTCGAGTTCTTGTTCATAGACTTGCACTTCATTCGTGACGATCGCTCGCTCTACGTAAACCATACGCTGGGCTGCCAGATGAGGCGGCAAAATTTCCCATAGAAACTTTCCTCGCCAGTCTACTCCTGCGCTAAATAGCCGAAACGCTACCGATTGCGGAACGTGAAAATCTAAACAAACTCCTGCTCGATTCAAGCGCAGCATGATATCTGGAATCGCTTCTAGCAAGAGTTGATAGCTGCGATCGTCTTGACTAGAAACGAGGTAATCCCGGTCGTTAATACGCATCACCAAATCTTTAACAGGATTTTTTACAAAGTTCCCGATTTTTGCATCTGTCCTACCGTGACCAGGAGTGCTGCAAATCACATTCAGTATGGTTTGCTAACGTGCGCCCATACATCGACAGAAGCGGACTTTGAACGATCGCTATATAATACGTTGCAAATTCTATTTTAATCTGCACTGGTGTAAGAGGCATTTGAATTAATGTTGCCAAATCAGAAATCGTCTGCGCTCGGTTTTGCCCTACTGCTGACCACGGTTGCAGCAGCAAAACCCCTCGAATCGATCATTGCCCCTCCAACGTTGGCTCAGACCGCACCGCCGACCTTTCCCCTTCCGTCTTCTGTCCCCTCTGGAACCACCGTGCAGATTGAGGGATCAAGCAGCATGGCGACAACTAATCAAGCGCTGAAACAGCGATTTGAAAGTCAATTTTCGGGCAGCAAAATCAATCTCAACTATTCCGGGAGTGCGGTTGGACTGCAAGCCCTCCGCGATGGCAGGGTTGACTTGGCCGCGATCGGGCGATCGTTGACGCAATCAGAGCGTGATCAGGGGCTGATTCCCGTTGCGGTCGGACGCGGCAAGATTGCGCTGATCATTAGTCCAGACAATCCCTTTAGAGGCAGTATCACGGTACCGCAGTTTGTGAAAATTGTCCGGGGTGAAATTACGGACTGGTCGGAATTAGGCGGCACACCGGGACGGATTCGCTTTATCGATCGACCCGACCTGAGCGATACCCGTACTGCCTTTCGCAACTATGCCATCTTCATCGACACACCCTATCAAGTTGGCTCTACCGCAACCCGGACGGGTGAAGATAGCACTCAAGCCGTGGCTCAGCAGCTCGGTAAAGATGGACTCAGCTTTGCACCTGCAAATCAAGTCTTAAACCAGGCAAATCTGCGGATTGTGCCGATGCACAACACCTTACCTACTGATCCGCGCTATCCCTTTTCACAGCCCTTTTACTACGTTCATAGAGCGAATCCCTCTCCGGGTGCAGCCGCATTCTTGGGCTACACGACTTCCAACTCAGGGGTAGAAGCCGCTCGTGCTGCTGAAACCGATCCGGCTTCGTTAGCCATCAACTCAGATGCAGTGCTGACGGCAGGAAGCGCCACCGCAGGCGCATTAAATGCGGGAGCCAGTGCTGGATCGTCTCCTGCCCCCGCAGGCTCACCCGTTGGCGCATCGTCTACGGTAGCACCGGGCACTTCTGGCACATCAGGCGCAACGGCTCTCAGTTCAACTCCCGGCATATCAGCATCTGACACATCGACATCTGGCGCATCGGGTGCAGCGCCCCTCGCCACAAATCCAACTAACTCCGAAAATAATGATAGTGGTGTTCCGGGCTGGCTCTGGTGGCTGTTGCCGTTGGGGCTTGCCGCACTTTTGATCGGCTGGCTGCTGCGTCGTCGAACGCGAAGCGCGGCGCAAGCAACGACCCCTGCGGCAACAGAACTACCGCCCCCGCCTCGACCTGTCACTCCACCGCCCCCCCCGCCTCTGATGAATCCTTCAACTTCAGATGGCAGTCTGGCATCGCGTGCGGGTTCGGTGATTAATTCTGATCGCGCCGCGATCGCAGAAGTTCAACCTCCCACAGTTTCTCCTGCTGCGGTTGGAGGAGCGGGGGCCGCTTCGGTGTCCGATCAAGCAGAGCCGACAGAACCGCCTGAAGCCTCAGCAATTCCCGCAGAACCACCTGCCATCGTCGCTGAATCTCTTGAATCGATCGAGCCACCCGTGATTGCAGAATCGACTCCGGTTCCCGATCGCCCCTTGATTGAAATCCGTGAGATGCCAGCGGTCGACACCCCAACTTTGCACTCCGCTACGATTGAGCCCCCGGAAGCGCCCCCGGAAATTAACTTGCCAACGGGAGCAATGCTTGGGGGAATGGCTGGACTTGGAGCCGTCGCCTTGATGCGTGAGGAATCGGATAACCTGCCTGAACCCGAACCACTCACATCTTTAGACGCGATCGAGCCGCTCGAAGGAGCCGAAGTCGCTCCGCTCGATCAGCCTGCGATCGAACTGAACCTTGATGATGCACCCAGTAGCGTCGATGAACTAGCACCAGTCGCATTCGATGAATCCCTCACGTCTCTAGATACGATCGAACCGCTCGATGAGGTCGAAGATGCACCGCTCGACCTGCCTTCGATCAACCTGGATCTCGATGACGCACCCACGGTAGACGAACTTCCGCTAATTTCAGCCCCTGATGTAGATTATGTGCAACTCGATTTAGATGCGGCTGTCCCTGAAGCGACGATCGTCGATCCGCTTGGAACGCTTGATTCTGAAAGTGTAATTCCGGGGCTTGCAGCATTCGGTGGAGCAGCAGCACTCTCAGGACTCGGAGCCACTGAATCGACTGTAGGGAATGAGGCTGCGATCGTGGAAGCAACGACTCCTGAACCGGGAATTCCTCCGTCCGAACTTTCTGAAATCGATGCGGGAACGGATCTCGAAATCGATGAATTCGAGACAATGGATACGAGCGCCGATGAGACCGATACGATCGCTGAAGAACCGTCTACGAGGGTTGGCGCAACTACCCTTGCGGCAGGCGGAATGGGACTTGCGGCAGGATTGGCAACCCGGAGCGATGCGGGTCAAACCGATGTCGAGGCAGCGCGATTTGATCTTGGACAAACGGATTTGTCTAGCGAAACGCTAGCCTCAGTCGATGAAGGCTTACCTGAATTACCCGATGGCTATGGAGAAAGCCGAATCGTGCTGATGCCCCGTGATCCGCAATGGGCGTATACGTACTGGGACATTCCCAACGAACACAAATCAGAACTGCGTAGCCAAGGTGGACAAACGCTCGTTTTACGTTTGGCTGATGTTAGCGATCTCGATCTAACCCATCAAAGCCCGCATAACTTACAGCAATTTGAATGTGATGAACTCGCCCGCGATTGGTATCTCCCCATCCCGGTGAGCGATCGCGATTACCTGGTCGAAATCGGTTACGTTGCCGGAGACGGACGCTGGCTGATGCTGGCGCGATCGTTGCCTGTCCGAATTCCGCCCGTGTATCCGTCTACTTGGGAGTACGATCAATTCGCAACCGTTCCTTGGGACAACAATTTGCGGGGTCAAACTCCCTTGACGCTGCCCTCACCTCTGGAGGAGCGCGATTTGGTGGTCGCCCCAAATGCGATGTATGATCGGATATTCGATTTATCTCAAGGTGCAGAACTTCAGCGAATTGCAGGGTCGATTTTTGGCTCTATGCAGCAAGTTCCCGTCGATCGTTCGATCGGGTTTCCG
This genomic window from Cyanobacteria bacterium FACHB-DQ100 contains:
- a CDS encoding sugar ABC transporter permease; its protein translation is MKDIIRERERRAGWFLTIPALVILALVFAYPILRAFWQSLFAINLGTQLNPQFAGLSNFGRMAQDGRFWRTMLNSTVFTFASVFLELILGMGIALVLNQKFRGRGTVRTIAILPWALPTALIALGWTWIFNDQYGIVNDILLRLGLVKTGVNWLGDPTLAMIAVILADVWKTTPFISILLLAGLQSISNDLYEAQAIDGASPWQSFRQITLPLLMPQVVIALLFRLAQSFGIFDLISVMTGGGPGGATETVSLYIYSTVMRYLDFGYGAALVVVTFLLLVLAVAIASYFLTRSRAKAAGEI
- a CDS encoding carbohydrate ABC transporter permease yields the protein MTTVFPESVDRRAPSGGAKIGRKIILPIAVAFTVIFCLAPILWQLLTSVKVNADIAAIPNVYFPTRYTLDHYRELFQRRPFLNYIFNSAIVSFASTILALGVGAPAAYALARLKLQGERWILATILIVTLFPPILLFFGLLEIVRYLNLGNNYLALIIPYTAINLPLTILVMRSFFQQLPKDLEDAARVDGYSTPRMLLEVVLPMTIPALVTTGILTFISAWNEFIFALTFITREDMKTVPVAGAQLGGASPFEIPFGPIAAATVLGTIPLVLLVLFFQRRIVQGLTAGAVKG
- a CDS encoding ABC transporter ATP-binding protein, whose amino-acid sequence is MTKNLQLIDLRKAYTPKVVPVKNISLEVNQGEFLTLLGPSGCGKSTILRLIAGLEQPTSGRVMINGHDVSRLSPGDRNIAMVFQSYALYPHMSVYENIASGLKLRKTPHAEVKERIREVADFLGLHELMDRKPGQLSGGQRQRVAVARTLVRRPDLFLLDEPLSNLDALLREHVRAELKQLFGSQNAPIVYVTHDQTEAMTLSTKVAVLNNGYLQQFDRPDVIYSHPANEFVAGFIGSPQMNFLRVPCDNGSALVGNTRIPTPRGYAAREVVLGIRPEHVHLAQGQNEPVLNGEVFLTENLGMHDLVSCHLQSASGEPMKVRAILPVHSGFSNGSTVRLAFPVEHIHWFDATTGDRVSSSESRVAA
- a CDS encoding PAS domain-containing protein — encoded protein: MRINDRDYLVSSQDDRSYQLLLEAIPDIMLRLNRAGVCLDFHVPQSVAFRLFSAGVDWRGKFLWEILPPHLAAQRMVYVERAIVTNEVQVYEQELEVDGQWQYEEVRVTRCNEQEALVIVRDISARKYAQIALQRSEARFQRLAANVPGVLYQFRLSLEGKVSFPYISAYSQELFELEPEQVYRNSDLLMNQVHPDDQVELWRSIWHSAATLQPCTWLGRLTTPSGRLIWIQKQSRPERQADGSVLWDGVILNITEGKLNEEALRRSEAQLRQQAIDLENTLQDLKRTQTQLIHSEKMSSLGQLVAGIAHEINNPISFIYGNLCHANDYFADIFDLIHLYQKHYPQPHPEVEEQIAAIDLEFISSDLDKLLNSMQTGAERIQDIVLSLRTFSRLDEAALKRVNIHDGIESTLTILQSRLNQDYQGYKLKVTRNYAELPRIECFAGSLNQVFLQIITNAIDALEVAIQNPQWLVHHPQPTIEIYTEQVDAEQVQIRIIDNGMGIAESEQARMFDPFFTTKPIGQGTGMGLAMSYQIVTQQHHGSLKCRSIPLQGAELVVTLPIRQVEVQSQL
- a CDS encoding DUF4912 domain-containing protein; this translates as MLPNQKSSALGFALLLTTVAAAKPLESIIAPPTLAQTAPPTFPLPSSVPSGTTVQIEGSSSMATTNQALKQRFESQFSGSKINLNYSGSAVGLQALRDGRVDLAAIGRSLTQSERDQGLIPVAVGRGKIALIISPDNPFRGSITVPQFVKIVRGEITDWSELGGTPGRIRFIDRPDLSDTRTAFRNYAIFIDTPYQVGSTATRTGEDSTQAVAQQLGKDGLSFAPANQVLNQANLRIVPMHNTLPTDPRYPFSQPFYYVHRANPSPGAAAFLGYTTSNSGVEAARAAETDPASLAINSDAVLTAGSATAGALNAGASAGSSPAPAGSPVGASSTVAPGTSGTSGATALSSTPGISASDTSTSGASGAAPLATNPTNSENNDSGVPGWLWWLLPLGLAALLIGWLLRRRTRSAAQATTPAATELPPPPRPVTPPPPPPLMNPSTSDGSLASRAGSVINSDRAAIAEVQPPTVSPAAVGGAGAASVSDQAEPTEPPEASAIPAEPPAIVAESLESIEPPVIAESTPVPDRPLIEIREMPAVDTPTLHSATIEPPEAPPEINLPTGAMLGGMAGLGAVALMREESDNLPEPEPLTSLDAIEPLEGAEVAPLDQPAIELNLDDAPSSVDELAPVAFDESLTSLDTIEPLDEVEDAPLDLPSINLDLDDAPTVDELPLISAPDVDYVQLDLDAAVPEATIVDPLGTLDSESVIPGLAAFGGAAALSGLGATESTVGNEAAIVEATTPEPGIPPSELSEIDAGTDLEIDEFETMDTSADETDTIAEEPSTRVGATTLAAGGMGLAAGLATRSDAGQTDVEAARFDLGQTDLSSETLASVDEGLPELPDGYGESRIVLMPRDPQWAYTYWDIPNEHKSELRSQGGQTLVLRLADVSDLDLTHQSPHNLQQFECDELARDWYLPIPVSDRDYLVEIGYVAGDGRWLMLARSLPVRIPPVYPSTWEYDQFATVPWDNNLRGQTPLTLPSPLEERDLVVAPNAMYDRIFDLSQGAELQRIAGSIFGSMQQVPVDRSIGFPSGAGLLPPTASGISGMSGIGMSGAGLFSGSAIPIRPRRFWLVADAELIVYGATEPDAIVTIAGETIPLNPDGTFRFQMSFQDGLIDYPILAVAKDGEQTRSIHLKFTRETPSRNTNTKDEAIDEWQS